AGATCCCGGTGATCATACAGTTCGTCGGACAGGCAAACAACATCATCCAGCTGATCATGGAATGGATCACGTCACTCCTTCCTTTGATCATCTTCATCAGCATTCTTTAGCTTATGCTGACGGATATGCTTTCAGATATGACTGGTCTTGTGAAACTGTTTGTAATCATCTTCCTCTGTGTCGGTGCAAACCTTGTCCTGATGATCATGAGTGTTTCGATTCGGAGAAAAATTTCACCGATCACTCTGGTCAAAAAACTGCTCCCCTCCTTTCTGGTGGCCCTTACGACCGCTTCATCAGCAGCTACTTTCTCGACGAACATGGAGTGATACGAGAAAAAACTGGGCATACAGCGTAAACTCGTGAACTTCGGCGTCCCTCTTGGAACCGCCTTCTCAAGACCAGGTCATGCTGCAGTATTTTTCTGCGTCTGTTTATTTATGGCCGATACCTACAGCGTCCCGATCACATTTTCCTGGATATTTGCCGCCATACTGACCTGCGGCCTTCTTGCTTTGGCAGTCCCGCCGGTACCCGGAGGCGGGATCGCCTGTTACTCGATTCTGTTCCTTCAGTTGGGAATACCTGTTGAAGCACTCGGTATCGCCGTAGTGCTGGAGATCGTGCTGGACTTCCCGAGTACATCACTGAACATGGTGGCCGTGCCGGTGGATATGATCCATATGGCAGGCAAACTCAATCTGGTTGAGGAAAAAGTGATGAGAGGCTGACCCTCTCATGCTGCTAATTATGAGGAAGTAAAATATCCTCACGTCTCTCCCTCTGTTCCCTGAAGATGGTGTTCTTACCCATGATAAGACAAGCCAGAACAAGTGCGGCCATGGAAGGGATGAGGATTCCAAAGTCACCGGTCATCTCGAGCACCATGATCATGACCGCGATCGGCGCATGAGCAATGCTGCCGAAGAGAGCGATCATGCCTATGATAACGAATACCGGAACCGTGGTGATTGGAATCAGCTGCGGGAAAAGTATATGCAGCAGCATCCCGAATGCTCCGCCGGTAAATCCTCCTATCGAGAGACCGGGCGCAAATACTCCTCCGCTCCCGCCGGAACCAATTGTAAGAGATGTCGTCAGAGTTTTGGCAAATGGAAGAAGGATCAAAACGGTAAGGGGAAGCATGTTGTAAAGAGCAAGCTGCACAAATCCGTAACCAGATCCAAGACTGCCAAGGGCTACCAGAAGTGTATTCGGAGAGATATAGGCAAAGACGATTACGAATACTGCAATGATGAAAGCGCCTAAGACTGGTTTGAGAAAACCCGGCAGACTGTATTTTTTAAAGAATTTGTCAAAGATATTTTTCGTTCCGTAGAATGTTCTGATGTACATGATCCCGATCACAGCGCAGATGGGTCCAAGAGCTATGAAGAAGGGGACCTGAGCAACGGACCATGTCAGGGTCGTAGCGCCGAATATAGCCTCATACCCCATGAAAAACCAAAGATCGAGTAGCTGATGATCGATGCAAGAAATGAAGGGATTAAAACATCTGCTTCAACATCCCGTAAATAGAGGATCTCTGCTGCAAGTACGGCTCCCCCGAGGGGTGCTTTGAAAATCGTACCGATACCTGCTCCGATACCGGTCGCGATCGCGATTTTTCTTTCTCGAGGTGAGAGATTGAACACGTCAGAGATAAATGCGCCAAAGCCGGCAGCGATCTGCGCCGTCGGCCCTTCACGTCCCGC
The sequence above is a segment of the uncultured Methanocorpusculum sp. genome. Coding sequences within it:
- a CDS encoding chloride channel protein, translating into MGYEAIFGATTLTWSVAQVPFFIALGPICAVIGIMYIRTFYGTKNIFDKFFKKYSLPGFLKPVLGAFIIAVFVIVFAYISPNTLLVALGSLGSGYGFVQLALYNMLPLTVLILLPFAKTLTTSLTIGSGGSGGVFAPGLSIGGFTGGAFGMLLHILFPQLIPITTVPVFVIIGMIALFGSIAHAPIAVMIMVLEMTGDFGILIPSMAALVLACLIMGKNTIFREQRERREDILLPHN
- a CDS encoding chloride channel protein — translated: MGIFYDGAFLEPGLSSEGISSWTPPPVIWLILPIICGGALLSGIIVQTFAPEAEGHGTDAALKAYHGDGKIRWRVPFIKAIASMITISTGGSAGREGPTAQIAAGFGAFISDVFNLSPRERKIAIATGIGAGIGTIFKAPLGGAVLAAEILYLRDVEADVLIPSFLASIISYSIFGFSWGMRLYSALRP